A single region of the Alteriqipengyuania flavescens genome encodes:
- a CDS encoding TonB-dependent receptor, which yields MERKTTVRARVKGAFALCSLIFGLVLPPSAAAQDDARWRFDPYGRVEVGYVSAESGDREEQIVVDGDAATLRLQAGIELESDTTTFQLEADRIYVDRLGEGRSSYQRDRFTATLDQELDSDWEIRLQACRYDDFITAEANDTDETSGLVRFTYEPERAHRFRLSASWREREYDPSPEDGPDAFATTGRGPRVDAEYRHRLGRYHYIAADLRAESIGSDDAFRRYSRQSAAVSYTRPLNRDLRVRPGVEAMHTRFGGRTGDDGEVRSDFRIAPEVELLWWPGQWRIEAEAKAIFIDSNDERRDRAGYRLTIAAGYVF from the coding sequence ATGGAACGCAAGACAACCGTCCGCGCTCGCGTGAAAGGGGCTTTCGCGCTTTGCTCCCTCATTTTCGGCCTGGTGCTTCCACCGTCCGCCGCGGCCCAGGATGACGCGCGATGGCGCTTCGATCCCTACGGCCGGGTCGAAGTCGGCTACGTCAGCGCCGAGAGCGGCGACCGCGAGGAGCAGATCGTGGTCGATGGCGATGCGGCGACGCTGCGCCTGCAGGCAGGCATCGAGCTCGAAAGCGACACCACCACCTTCCAGCTCGAGGCCGACCGGATCTACGTCGACCGGCTGGGCGAGGGTCGCAGCAGCTACCAGCGCGACCGCTTCACCGCCACGCTGGACCAGGAACTGGACAGCGACTGGGAAATCCGGCTGCAGGCCTGCCGCTACGACGATTTCATCACCGCCGAAGCGAACGACACGGACGAAACGTCCGGCCTCGTGCGGTTCACTTACGAGCCCGAACGCGCCCACCGCTTCCGCCTGTCGGCAAGCTGGCGCGAGCGGGAATACGATCCTTCCCCGGAAGACGGACCTGACGCTTTCGCCACCACCGGCCGTGGCCCCCGTGTCGATGCGGAATACCGCCACCGGCTGGGTCGCTATCACTACATCGCGGCAGACCTGCGCGCCGAGAGCATCGGGTCGGACGATGCGTTCCGCCGCTATTCGCGCCAGTCCGCCGCGGTCAGCTACACCCGCCCGCTCAACCGCGACCTGCGGGTGCGGCCGGGGGTGGAAGCGATGCACACCCGTTTCGGCGGCCGCACCGGCGATGATGGCGAGGTCCGCAGCGATTTCCGCATCGCCCCCGAAGTCGAGCTGCTGTGGTGGCCCGGCCAGTGGCGCATCGAGGCCGAGGCCAAGGCTATCTTCATCGATTCCAACGACGAACGCCGTGACCGCGCAGGCTACCGCCTGACCATTGCCGCGGGATATGTTTTCTAA
- a CDS encoding 7TM domain-containing protein translates to MLTVLGFWNTSRWTDMPSALGGIAVSQAVWGLKPSNLLMVLPVGAFLVVLARSFVGVKAFGLFTPMLIALAFLQIGPVFGPVVLGTSVLAGMMMAPALLKLRMTRVGFLGVLISLVVLILVALQTILDRNLQVDAFPVVVCALVVERWRKTWEKDGWWPSVWHAGSTFLVSLIITYVMVSPVALAVINFSPLLMPAFMAVAIAVLGRYRGLRLSELIRFAPIWLEGRRNANANPLASGQDSGTENTGLDPGGAQPPGDIADLLVNNGVGAPEATVAESASTGPDSGDQPAKRDHREIQRPASDRAGPRQGRRESGPGRTRHRHHRYDSRYLQLWGTR, encoded by the coding sequence GTGCTCACCGTACTCGGTTTCTGGAATACCTCCCGCTGGACGGACATGCCGTCCGCGCTCGGCGGGATCGCCGTTTCGCAGGCCGTCTGGGGCCTGAAGCCTTCCAACCTGCTGATGGTCCTGCCGGTCGGCGCCTTCCTGGTGGTGCTGGCCCGCAGCTTCGTGGGCGTGAAGGCGTTCGGCCTGTTCACCCCGATGCTGATCGCCCTCGCCTTCCTGCAGATCGGCCCCGTCTTCGGCCCCGTGGTGCTCGGCACCTCGGTGCTCGCCGGGATGATGATGGCCCCCGCCCTGCTCAAATTGCGAATGACCCGCGTCGGTTTCCTCGGCGTGCTGATTTCGCTCGTGGTGCTCATTCTCGTCGCGTTGCAGACCATCCTCGACCGGAACCTGCAGGTCGACGCATTCCCCGTCGTCGTCTGCGCGCTGGTGGTCGAACGCTGGCGCAAGACGTGGGAGAAGGACGGCTGGTGGCCTTCCGTCTGGCACGCCGGCAGCACGTTCCTCGTCTCGCTGATCATCACCTATGTGATGGTTTCGCCCGTGGCCCTCGCGGTCATCAATTTCTCACCGCTGCTCATGCCCGCCTTCATGGCGGTCGCGATCGCAGTCCTCGGCCGATACCGCGGCCTGAGGCTGTCCGAACTTATCCGCTTCGCACCTATCTGGCTGGAAGGAAGACGCAATGCCAACGCCAATCCGCTCGCTTCGGGACAGGATTCTGGGACGGAAAACACCGGGCTCGACCCGGGTGGAGCACAGCCGCCCGGCGACATCGCAGACCTCCTCGTCAATAACGGCGTCGGCGCTCCTGAAGCGACCGTCGCCGAAAGTGCGTCAACCGGACCAGATTCTGGGGATCAACCTGCGAAACGCGATCATCGCGAAATACAACGGCCGGCAAGCGATCGAGCGGGCCCGCGACAAGGTCGCCGCGAAAGTGGCCCTGGTCGAACGCGGCATCGCCACCACCGGTACGATAGCCGTTATCTCCAGCTATGGGGAACTCGGTAA
- a CDS encoding sugar-transfer associated ATP-grasp domain-containing protein — MERARDKVAAKVALVERGIATTGTIAVISSYGELGNFDPEKVLPPAWAIKPARGSQGDGILLAVGKKGRNWLKGSGKEMTPADVYNHVQKVVDGQFSGDSEPQDAALIEPLIIADPTIAALVDDGLPDMRVICLKNEPIMAMMRFPTNESDGKANLHQGGIGAGVALDTGIIFRAKQGTKVLTHHPDTGANLIGFQVPHWDKVLDIAGRSGPAIGLGYCGVDIVHDKNHGPMVIEVNAHPGIEIQNTTLQGLRGAMALLGEFD; from the coding sequence ATCGAGCGGGCCCGCGACAAGGTCGCCGCGAAAGTGGCCCTGGTCGAACGCGGCATCGCCACCACCGGTACGATAGCCGTTATCTCCAGCTATGGGGAACTCGGTAATTTCGACCCCGAGAAGGTCCTGCCGCCGGCCTGGGCGATCAAGCCCGCACGCGGATCGCAGGGCGACGGCATCCTGCTGGCCGTGGGCAAGAAGGGGCGCAACTGGCTGAAGGGTTCGGGCAAGGAAATGACCCCGGCGGACGTCTACAACCATGTCCAGAAAGTGGTCGACGGGCAGTTTTCCGGCGACAGCGAGCCGCAGGATGCGGCGCTGATCGAGCCGCTGATCATCGCCGACCCGACCATCGCCGCGCTGGTCGACGACGGGCTGCCGGACATGCGGGTAATCTGTCTGAAGAACGAACCGATCATGGCGATGATGCGGTTTCCCACCAACGAATCCGACGGCAAGGCCAACCTGCACCAGGGCGGGATCGGCGCGGGCGTTGCGCTGGACACGGGGATTATCTTTCGCGCCAAGCAGGGCACGAAGGTGCTGACCCACCATCCCGACACCGGCGCCAATCTGATCGGTTTCCAGGTGCCGCACTGGGACAAGGTGCTCGACATCGCCGGCCGTTCCGGCCCCGCCATCGGGCTGGGGTACTGCGGTGTCGACATCGTCCACGACAAGAACCACGGGCCAATGGTGATCGAGGTAAATGCCCACCCCGGCATCGAAATCCAGAACACCACTCTGCAGGGCCTGCGCGGGGCGATGGCGCTGCTGGGCGAATTCGATTGA
- the ald gene encoding alanine dehydrogenase: MRIGCPKEIKNHEYRVGLTPESARELASRGNEVWIESGAGLGIGATDAEYRDAGASIVDGPDPIFAECEMVVKVKEPQAVERAKLREGQILYTYLHLAPDPEQTKDLVESGVTAIAYETVTGPRGRLPLLTPMSQVAGRMSIQAGASALEKAHGGRGVLIGGVPGVLPAKVVVIGGGVVGFNAAQMAVGLGGDVEILDRDPEVLEKVGTFFEARASTRFSNKTNLEDAIRQADLVIGAVLIPGAAAPKLVTREMLGLMKPGAVLVDVAIDQGGCFETSRPTTHADPTYVVDDIVHYCVANMPGAVARTSTYALNNVTLPHAMRIARDGWKAALRADPHLAAGLNVHKGEVTYEAVASELGYDYRPVEDVLA, from the coding sequence ATGCGGATCGGCTGCCCGAAAGAAATCAAGAATCACGAATACCGCGTCGGCCTGACGCCGGAAAGCGCGCGCGAGCTCGCCAGCCGCGGCAACGAGGTGTGGATCGAAAGCGGCGCGGGCCTGGGGATCGGGGCGACCGACGCGGAATATCGCGATGCGGGTGCCTCCATCGTCGACGGGCCGGATCCGATCTTCGCCGAATGCGAAATGGTGGTGAAGGTCAAGGAACCGCAGGCGGTCGAACGGGCCAAGCTGCGCGAAGGGCAGATCCTCTATACTTACCTCCACCTCGCGCCCGATCCGGAGCAGACGAAGGACCTGGTGGAAAGCGGCGTGACCGCAATCGCCTATGAAACCGTGACCGGCCCGCGCGGGCGGCTGCCGCTGCTCACCCCGATGAGCCAGGTGGCCGGCCGCATGAGCATCCAGGCGGGCGCGAGCGCGCTCGAAAAGGCGCATGGCGGGCGCGGCGTGCTGATCGGCGGCGTGCCGGGCGTGCTGCCGGCCAAGGTCGTGGTGATCGGCGGCGGCGTCGTCGGCTTCAACGCGGCGCAGATGGCCGTGGGCCTCGGCGGCGATGTCGAGATCCTCGACCGCGACCCAGAAGTGCTGGAAAAGGTCGGCACCTTCTTCGAAGCGCGCGCGTCCACCCGCTTCAGCAACAAGACCAACCTCGAAGACGCGATCCGGCAGGCCGACCTCGTCATCGGCGCGGTGCTGATCCCCGGCGCGGCGGCACCCAAGCTGGTGACGCGCGAAATGCTCGGACTGATGAAGCCGGGCGCCGTGCTGGTCGACGTGGCGATCGACCAGGGCGGCTGTTTCGAAACTTCCCGGCCGACGACCCATGCCGACCCGACCTACGTCGTGGACGATATCGTCCATTACTGCGTCGCCAACATGCCGGGCGCGGTGGCGCGCACCAGCACCTATGCGCTCAACAACGTGACCCTGCCGCACGCCATGCGCATCGCGCGCGACGGCTGGAAGGCAGCGCTGCGGGCGGACCCGCACCTTGCCGCGGGCCTCAATGTGCACAAGGGCGAGGTGACCTACGAAGCCGTGGCGAGCGAGCTCGGCTACGACTATCGCCCGGTCGAGGATGTTCTGGCCTAG
- a CDS encoding acyl-CoA thioesterase, whose amino-acid sequence MSNSHTRSFTAQAGHIDVNGHVNNAVWLQWVQDIATEHWFAVAAPEFRDDYVWFVTRHEIDYRGNVGLGETVEATTWIPDPPRGARFDRAVTFRDAAGKVLVDVRSTWAMIEKESGRLVRIRPEVAAPFFPED is encoded by the coding sequence GTGAGCAACAGCCACACGCGCAGCTTCACCGCGCAGGCAGGGCACATCGACGTCAACGGCCACGTCAACAACGCGGTCTGGCTGCAATGGGTGCAGGACATCGCGACCGAACACTGGTTCGCCGTGGCCGCACCCGAATTCCGCGACGATTACGTCTGGTTCGTGACGCGGCACGAAATCGACTATCGCGGCAATGTGGGTCTGGGCGAGACGGTGGAGGCGACGACCTGGATCCCCGACCCGCCGCGCGGCGCACGGTTCGACCGCGCCGTCACCTTTCGCGATGCGGCGGGCAAGGTGCTGGTCGACGTGCGCAGCACCTGGGCGATGATCGAGAAGGAAAGCGGGCGGCTGGTCCGGATCAGGCCCGAAGTCGCCGCGCCGTTCTTTCCCGAGGACTAG